In the Muricauda sp. MAR_2010_75 genome, one interval contains:
- a CDS encoding plasmid mobilization protein yields the protein MGRPKKELGLLKTIQVNVRMTAADHSKVSVNAETIGLSVAEYIRRKCTGKSLPNKKITPLDRKLFVELSRVGNNLNQLARVSNSGIRDPFNIIKQLEEVKMLLQQLKSNIANNDR from the coding sequence ATGGGAAGGCCAAAAAAAGAACTTGGGTTATTAAAAACAATACAGGTCAATGTCAGGATGACTGCTGCTGATCATTCCAAAGTTTCCGTTAATGCAGAAACCATCGGGCTGTCCGTTGCCGAATATATCCGAAGAAAATGTACGGGAAAATCCTTGCCGAATAAAAAGATAACCCCATTGGACAGGAAACTCTTTGTCGAGTTGAGCCGGGTGGGAAACAACCTGAACCAACTTGCCAGGGTCTCAAACTCAGGTATCCGTGACCCGTTCAATATCATTAAACAATTGGAGGAGGTAAAAATGCTGTTGCAACAGCTCAAATCAAATATAGCGAACAATGATAGGTAA
- a CDS encoding relaxase/mobilization nuclease domain-containing protein has product MIGKITIGKDFYGVLAYNEKKVGEGVGYVIDSNIEYSTAVNMTQEFNLIRQLRPGLGNAVLHVSLNLPYSDQLDDNEFASLGCDYLMKMGFDNNQFIMYRHTDTEHEHIHIVGNRVRYSGRITSDSNIKRRSREVLNDLERKYGLTQISTKIGGKKSLDQKEIEKTLRTGDVPIKLVLQERIGSAISKAMDTTEFIKLLQEQNILPRFNVSETTGRVSGISFKYQNVVYKGSTLGKIFSWNSIVKQIDYEQTRDRSIILSANGKERGTDQADEGNVEGTVKVEPRNNGTAKGTRNSAQQSKSHVGEIKENGIVESLMDESEWNPFKLELTDHGARKKSKRKKKRKGLNK; this is encoded by the coding sequence ATGATAGGTAAGATAACAATAGGAAAGGATTTTTACGGTGTTCTTGCCTACAATGAGAAAAAGGTAGGCGAAGGTGTAGGGTATGTGATCGATTCCAATATAGAGTATTCCACAGCGGTAAACATGACACAGGAATTCAATTTGATCAGGCAATTGCGTCCGGGACTTGGGAATGCGGTCCTTCATGTTTCCTTGAACCTGCCGTACTCTGACCAATTGGACGATAATGAATTTGCTTCATTGGGATGCGACTATCTAATGAAGATGGGTTTCGATAACAACCAGTTCATTATGTACCGTCATACGGACACGGAACACGAACACATCCATATAGTGGGCAATAGGGTCAGGTATTCGGGTAGGATAACGAGTGACAGTAACATTAAAAGAAGAAGCCGGGAAGTGCTCAATGATTTGGAGAGGAAATATGGGTTGACTCAAATTTCAACAAAAATTGGTGGAAAAAAATCACTTGATCAAAAGGAAATAGAGAAAACCCTGAGAACAGGCGATGTACCTATCAAACTTGTCCTACAGGAGCGAATTGGTTCGGCAATCTCAAAAGCAATGGACACAACAGAATTTATCAAGTTGCTACAAGAGCAAAATATCTTGCCAAGATTCAACGTAAGCGAAACCACAGGCAGGGTTTCGGGGATATCTTTCAAATATCAAAATGTGGTATATAAAGGCAGTACCCTTGGTAAAATTTTTTCATGGAACAGTATTGTAAAACAAATCGATTATGAGCAAACAAGAGACCGTTCAATTATATTATCGGCTAATGGAAAAGAACGAGGAACTGATCAAGCTGACGAAGGAAACGTTGAAGGAACAGTCAAGGTTGAACCAAGAAATAATGGGACTGCAAAAGGCACTCGAAATTCTGCTCAACAATCAAAAAGTCATGTGGGAGAAATTAAGGAAAATGGAATAGTCGAGTCTTTAATGGATGAATCGGAATGGAATCCTTTTAAGCTGGAACTTACTGACCATGGTGCCAGAAAAAAGTCTAAAAGAAAGAAGAAAAGAAAGGGATTGAACAAATAA
- a CDS encoding site-specific integrase — protein MDFYQQIVDEARLKGKIRTANTQQKYIQKLKKFSSYVSFSDLSVQFAKDYEKWMLEKGNKINTVASNFKSMYAVLNKAMKMGVIKENPIRGYTIVTENVEKDSLTFEEITKLSELEIPVRFKGMIKARDMFLFSFYTAGMRFSDICKLKWENIAGNEIVYTMGKSRTRAGAKRTLPLTPKAVAILENYKGRNNTFIFPPLYGMDNKNAEEIEHKLYIANNAINRSLRNACEKAEIGKWVNMHMAKHSFADFAVKKDTGLLMISKLLGHTKLSTTQHYLKDFYHKEEAEEMNRLFG, from the coding sequence TTGGACTTCTATCAACAAATAGTCGATGAAGCTAGGTTAAAAGGTAAAATCCGCACTGCCAACACACAACAGAAGTACATCCAAAAACTAAAAAAATTCTCGAGCTACGTTTCATTCTCCGATCTTTCCGTACAATTCGCCAAGGATTATGAAAAATGGATGCTTGAAAAAGGGAATAAAATTAATACCGTCGCCTCGAATTTCAAGTCAATGTATGCAGTTCTAAATAAAGCAATGAAAATGGGTGTTATAAAGGAAAATCCCATAAGAGGCTATACAATAGTAACTGAGAATGTTGAAAAAGACTCATTGACTTTTGAAGAAATCACCAAACTTTCAGAATTGGAAATCCCTGTAAGATTCAAAGGGATGATCAAAGCCAGGGACATGTTCCTATTTTCCTTCTATACAGCTGGTATGAGATTTTCTGATATATGCAAGCTTAAATGGGAAAATATTGCCGGAAATGAAATCGTATATACTATGGGCAAATCCAGAACTAGAGCCGGTGCAAAAAGAACTTTGCCTTTGACTCCTAAGGCTGTGGCTATACTAGAAAATTATAAAGGTAGAAACAATACTTTTATCTTTCCTCCCCTTTATGGAATGGACAATAAAAATGCAGAAGAAATAGAACACAAATTATATATTGCCAATAATGCTATAAACCGGTCATTGCGTAATGCTTGTGAAAAAGCAGAAATAGGAAAATGGGTAAATATGCATATGGCAAAACATTCCTTCGCCGACTTTGCGGTAAAAAAAGATACTGGGTTGTTAATGATCTCCAAACTATTGGGGCATACCAAATTGTCCACCACACAGCATTATTTAAAAGATTTTTACCATAAGGAAGAAGCAGAAGAAATGAATCGATTGTTCGGTTGA
- a CDS encoding YebC/PmpR family DNA-binding transcriptional regulator, producing MGRAFEFRKTRKLKRWAAMSKAFTRIGKDIVMAVKEGGTDPDANSKLRAVIQNAKAVNMPKDNIERAIKRASDKSLGDYKEVLFEGYAPHGIAILIETATDNNTRTVANIRSYFNKCNGSLGTSGSVEFMFDHTCNFTINGEGIDPEELELEMIDFGAEEVFVDEEGIHIYAPFESFGAIQKELESRDIEILSSGFDRIPQVTKELSEEEMADVEKLLEKIEEDDDVQNVYHTMQE from the coding sequence ATGGGAAGAGCATTTGAATTTAGAAAGACACGAAAACTGAAGCGTTGGGCGGCCATGTCCAAAGCATTCACCAGAATTGGAAAAGACATTGTAATGGCTGTCAAAGAAGGTGGCACTGACCCGGATGCCAACTCAAAACTTCGTGCCGTAATTCAGAATGCCAAGGCGGTGAACATGCCCAAGGACAATATTGAACGGGCCATTAAAAGAGCTTCGGACAAAAGTCTTGGCGACTATAAGGAGGTGCTTTTTGAAGGCTACGCGCCTCACGGAATTGCCATCTTGATAGAGACCGCTACGGATAATAACACCCGTACCGTGGCCAATATTCGGAGTTATTTCAACAAATGCAATGGTAGCTTGGGCACTTCTGGTTCTGTGGAGTTCATGTTTGACCACACCTGCAACTTTACCATAAATGGTGAAGGCATCGACCCGGAAGAACTGGAACTGGAGATGATCGACTTTGGTGCCGAAGAGGTTTTTGTGGATGAAGAAGGTATCCATATTTATGCGCCTTTTGAAAGTTTTGGTGCCATCCAAAAAGAATTGGAGTCTCGGGATATTGAAATTCTGTCTTCCGGCTTTGATCGTATTCCACAAGTGACCAAGGAACTTTCCGAAGAGGAGATGGCGGATGTGGAAAAACTTTTGGAGAAAATTGAAGAGGATGATGACGTACAGAACGTGTACCACACCATGCAGGAATAA
- a CDS encoding 4a-hydroxytetrahydrobiopterin dehydratase has product MEKLSTAQIGESLKSLSGWSLKDDMIVKSFKFKNFKEAFSVMTRIAFECEHQNHHPNWENVYNNLTIKLNTHDAGGVTQKDIDLAKTIESIVNK; this is encoded by the coding sequence ATGGAAAAGTTGAGTACAGCACAAATTGGAGAATCCCTTAAAAGCCTTTCGGGGTGGTCTTTAAAAGATGATATGATTGTGAAATCATTCAAATTCAAAAACTTTAAGGAAGCCTTTTCCGTGATGACCCGGATTGCTTTTGAATGTGAGCATCAAAATCACCACCCCAATTGGGAAAATGTCTACAATAACCTCACCATTAAATTGAACACCCATGATGCCGGCGGTGTTACCCAAAAGGATATTGACCTGGCCAAAACCATTGAAAGCATCGTCAATAAGTAA
- a CDS encoding sugar nucleotide-binding protein codes for MEKKKILILGASGFVGNAIYKELCSYFDTYGTYYSNRSFSNNKQFFRYDLEEDDIFRILEKVHPDVIISSLRGNFPAQIQAHHHLMEYLMKSQAKLYFISSANVFDAYSKFPSYEFDKTLSESVYGRLKIKIENMLMRMPKDKTTILRVPMVFGNTSPRVKEIKAQLENKEPIEVFPNLIINVTNDDRLTQQIHYLINRDKAGIFHLGSTDLIHHEEFINEIVQRMGGNQKPIFKRVFTTNEDRYLAALPKDNQLPKNLRISCQEIIDHHIPVD; via the coding sequence TTGGAGAAAAAGAAGATATTGATATTAGGAGCGAGTGGATTTGTGGGAAACGCCATATACAAGGAACTCTGCTCTTATTTTGACACATACGGCACCTATTATTCCAACCGAAGTTTTTCCAATAACAAGCAGTTTTTCCGATATGATCTGGAGGAGGACGATATTTTCCGGATTCTGGAAAAAGTGCATCCTGATGTCATTATTTCTTCATTGAGAGGAAATTTTCCAGCTCAGATACAGGCCCACCATCATTTAATGGAATATTTGATGAAGAGCCAGGCCAAATTGTATTTCATCTCATCAGCCAACGTTTTTGATGCATACAGCAAGTTTCCTTCCTACGAGTTTGACAAAACGCTATCTGAAAGTGTCTACGGGCGACTCAAAATAAAGATTGAAAACATGTTGATGCGTATGCCCAAGGACAAGACCACCATTCTACGAGTGCCTATGGTCTTTGGAAATACATCGCCCAGGGTAAAGGAAATCAAAGCACAATTGGAGAACAAGGAACCTATTGAGGTGTTTCCCAACCTTATCATCAATGTTACGAATGACGACAGGCTCACCCAACAAATCCATTACCTCATCAACCGGGATAAAGCTGGAATTTTCCATTTGGGAAGTACGGACCTTATCCATCATGAAGAATTCATAAATGAGATTGTCCAACGCATGGGAGGAAACCAAAAGCCCATTTTCAAGCGGGTTTTTACCACCAATGAAGACCGATATTTAGCGGCACTTCCCAAGGATAATCAATTGCCAAAAAACTTGAGGATCAGCTGTCAAGAAATTATCGACCATCACATTCCCGTGGATTGA